The Solea solea chromosome 15, fSolSol10.1, whole genome shotgun sequence genome segment GTTTATAAAATGCCCTATGAAACAcactactaaactactaaactactaaaaaaaaataaacttttctaTTTTACTATTAAAGCACCTCGTCACAATATCAAGTCAAACATGTTGGCTATTAATATGTGATTTCTATAATAACACACACCACGGCTGCTTTGAATAACAACACTAAGTAGTGTTATTCTTGCTGACCGACTGTGTTTATATCCTGAAACCTTCGAGCTCCATCATGACTCAAAAGCAGACACGTAAACCGTGTTTAGCTGCTTTCAGGCCTGCTAGCTGCGGTGTTGTCTTAGCATTAGCATTGTTTTAGCCTACCTTCAGCCTCTGTCGAGGAGACGAACGTGAAGTCTCCATTGTTGGGAGGGAACTGCATTCTTAATCTACTGTCACTGCCTCGGGTCCAGAGAGAAATtgcattaaaacaagcacttcaAACTGTCATTGTGTTGTCATtccgtctgctgctgctgctgctgccatgggTGGATAATAACAACAGGATACTGAAGGGAAAAATGTCTGCCGACGCGTCCAGCTTCCGTGTTTAATTCCGGGTTCTGTGGCCAGTAGTTTTTGAAATAACTTTATTTCGCAATACAAATCTGGCAAATACATTAGTAGGTAAACTATCGAATAATAAACAATTCATTTGCTTATTCAAAGACATTGCCCAGACatagcacttttaaaaaatCTCATCAGGACGTCGTATACCTCAACACAATCTCAAAATTAAGAAGCCCTaagaaaaaaatttaaaacaattaatttaTTACAATTCTACAACTTTGTAACACAATAACCCTCTATGGATGttatatttgttgtgttgtttttgaaaccACTATGTTTGTTCTTTTGTACTTACcaataaatacaattatcagctgtttattaatttttacctgtgttttgtgtcattttaatgttattgtacagtatCTTGGGCAACTGTGTTGTtcttaaatgtgctctataaacaaagtggattggattggattggatttttaAACTGTCTCTGAACTTCCTCTGATGTCTGACACAGAatatttacaaagtgacatgaaggttttcttaattattttctttgttctttgcaTTTATTACAATTAATAATGTAGGTTTGACAGAAAGTCTATGGAGTGGATCCTGACAGAGAGGATAAAAATAGActtacaaacaaacatgattaATGGTTACCCAGCCACTTTACAATAAGGGTCGCAAGGAGCATTAATAAAGGTTAACAATAGTTAATAAATGCTTAGTTATAATTAAGTAATGCTTATTCAGTACTTACCTTAAACAGTTAACGGTTACTGTGTAAACTGATGTTACCAGTAGCTTTAAAAATCCTTAAATAGTGTATGAATTCATACATTATTTAACCTGAATAACCcaattaaatgtttgatttaaacaTGAATTAACCACATTAACAttatatacaaatgttaattaatgtatCCTTATTATAAAGTGCTATTTATTTGCCTAATTTCCATCGTGGGATCCTGACACCTGTATTTTACCTACTTAGATTATTATGGGATAGTGATCACTCCCAAATGTTGACTAGATCAGAAAATGCTAATACCTACTGTTTCATTTAGGTAATTAGGTAGACCCTCGCTCTCAACGACTTCTTCCACCACCAACCCATTTAcatctgtgtcttttttcccccacagcgtACAATGTGCGCTAAAATCTTCCCATACTTCTGCCTACTTTTTGCCTAAATCTCTGATTTGTGTTCCACTATTAATAGGATTGATTTTCACTATTAAgtataaatgaacacattcaaaaaaatgtttttattactggtatgtttcattgttatttagcacatgacaataaagaaatcttgaatttTGAATCCTGTCCATTCCCCCTCCGCTGCCGTCTCTTCCttccagtaggtggcagcaattcttttaaaagttgtttttgtgccaGCAACACAAAACGACAGTAGAAGAAGACTACTTAATCCCGCCCCCTCTGCCAAGTTGACCAATACCAGCAGGTTATACTGAATCACTCCGTTTGCCGCTAAATCTAAATGTACTGCAGCATTTTTGTTGGCAATTTCCCCGCAGTGTGGATAAATCAACGTGGGTAAAATACGTAAGTTTTGActcactttgtgtgttttttgacgTTTGCTATGTTGCCTCTGTAAAGTGACCTATATTACAACCACTGTGTGCAGCTTTCGTTTCTTTGCGTTACACGAAAGAAGACGGTGTTCTTTCTACAGTCGAAGTCTGTCATATAGAAGCTGCTTTAGCTGATAGCTGTTTATAAGAGTACGAAATTGTGTAttccactgtaaaaaaacattagtgTAAGCTGTCGATACGGGTACCTCTGTATCTATTCTACATACAGAATCCTATATTGAAACATAACAATTTAACATCAAACTGCTTGGTAATTAACGTTAAAAGGCTTGAAATCCAAGTAGATGATTTTGACATCTCAATTAAGGTTAAATAGTAAATTCGGCGTAAGTTGTTCCCCAATAATTAATTTAGTTTCAGAAAAATCTTAACTGTAGACAACTGTTAGCGGTTAGATGTTGGGCCTGTCTTGTGCCAGACGCAAATAAAGTGTATCTAATTCAATTTAATGAATTCTTATTCGGTCTTATTAATGAGTGTGACAACTGTCCATTAACAACGAAGAGCTGCTTTCACATCCACATTGTAGCCTTAAACTAGCCTAAACACTCATTGccgggttttgttttttacagcatATATGATTACATCATTACATTACAGCCGGATACATacctttgttttctgtttcattcCAGGGGTTACTGATAAGAACGATGATTGATCTCTTCCTGTGAACCAACGTGTACCCAGACATTTAAGGAATTAgctgtcattatttttatttttattttagagctgcaactaacgattcatTTCATAATCGACGAATCTGGCATTATTTTCTCTTGCGTAGTTTTGTctaaatgttgatcagtgtttaccaaacgtggaaatgatgatgttcccaaATCTTTAGTTTTcaaaattaatcagttttaatgatttatttgttatactgAGCAAAGAAATAGATATTAGCATGATTTATTTACTTGTCATGTAATTTCAGTCTTAACTTTATGTTTGTCACACTTCTGTAGTTCTTTAGCTCAGTTTTTTGTACCTGCTGTATATTTTAATGCAAATTTAAGTCAATATAAGAATTGTGATTATTATATGTTCTTAAAATTAGTCTTATTTTCTTAATTCTTTCACAGGTGTGGTGTTATCTGGAGCTGCAGCTGAAATGGGAATCTCTGGACTTCTTCAGTTCCTTAAAGATGCATCAGAGCCCATCAGTGTGAAAAAGTTCAGAGGCCAGACAGTGGCTGTGGACACATACTGTTGGCTGCACAAAGGAGCTTTTTCCTGTGCTGAGAAACTCGCCAAAGGGGAACCAACTGACCAGTGAGCatgttcattattttaaatgaatgagaaGATATGTTTCTGTCCTGTAATCTGAGTCTATGAATGTCCCCATCTGATACTGGAAATTATAATTCTTCCCAAACCCAGGTATGTGTGGTACTGCATGAAATTAGTGGACATGCTGTTGGCTTTTGGAGTCAAACCAGTGCTGGTGTTTGACGGCCGCAACCTACCGTCTAAAAAAGAAGTGGAAAAGTCTCGCAGAGAGTGAGTACTTCTACATGACATGCTTTGGACATTTTGACCCAACATATCCTAGAAGCGATACgggacaaaaaaatcacaatatgcTTTTTTTATAGAATCTGATGTCGATATATGTCATGATATAAATCAAGGATGTCAGCACAGAATGGGATTTCTCAAACCAGCACTAAATACCCACTGTATAGCATGTGTGGTatactgtgttgtgtttctacAAGTCTAGAGAAAACCGAATAGACCAGTGCGTCATAAAAAGTGGGCATTAGAGGTGTTGCAGGCGGGGCCTCaaacatgaatataaaaatgtcctcatattcTAAATTCACTTGTTCTGGGGATAATCTAGATTAATATACATATGAAATGCAGTCTCACATTGTTTTACTAAATGCAGATAGTATGGCATATAAAATGTGAGTCtcacattgtttacattttcaagttataagttgtgtttatatataaacacaacaaaaggctTCTCAGTTATGGCCAGAATGGTAATGTGTCAGTACCCCACACAACCACAccacaaaaaaacctgaactatctctttaactTGAACCTGTAGAAACCTGCAGAAACCCTGTCATTGCTGCTGTGACGAGGAGCTGAAACTTGGCTCCGAGCTCAAGAATGTTATTCTTCTGTCCAAGCCTAATGACATGTAACACTAAAGGAATCTTTGATCTTGTTCTTGATAAGCACTTGGAGCCACCATTGAGGAAAaggataatgaaaataaataaatgtctgcagattgttgcagcagcagagaaagtgCAGCTACATTATGATTAATTTACGAGCAATCCTTCGAGGCTGCGGCAAACACAATAAGCCAGTGTGTTTCATACCTGGTCAGAAACACGCTCAGACAATGCTTGGATTGTTTTGAAGTACCGCATTCCtaaacagcagcaaaacaacacTGTGAGTATGAAGGTGTAGAGAGGAAGTACAGACGTGCAGAcaggtgagattaaaaaaaagaacaaggcaAAACACTGTCCCACAAACCTCCATCATAGTCAACACTAATGACCCTAAGGCATTTAATAATTCTCAACAACAGCATCAGAGTTGTCCTGATCTTCTATTTGCTGCTAACTGTGTTGCCAATTATTTGTCtctccttgtttgtttttgactgacTGTTTTATTAATGCTATGTTCCACGTGTGTTGGAGTTTACtgtgttccagttgagaagtcggaaACAGAAACGTATGtggggctagccattgttagaaGTACAATGCTCTACGtggtattttgcacacacaaactgcGTGGAAACATGTCTTTGGGAAACGGTTCAACGTGTTTGAGTTAGAAATCTGGAGTTCAAGGTGCATTCCTGTTCAGGAAAGAGCTTTAAGCTGGGAAACTGTAGAGGAAAAGCTAAGCTGATCTCAAAATTCACAGTCATGGGATGGTAACTCCTCATAGTAAGAAGTATATTGCAATGGAATAGAAGCAGCTTGTATCAGAATTACAGGATAAGCCTGACAGGGAAATCCATGCTCAGTACCTTTTACCGTGGAAACCtccaactacaaatggaacacacgATAATTCTCTTCTTCCTTTCAGGCGCAGAGAAACTAACCTCCAAAAAGGCAGACAGCTGCTGCGGGAAGGCAAATTATCAGAGGCCAGAGACTGTTTTAACCGATGTGTGAACATCACACCAGCCATGGCTCATAATCTCATTAAGGTGAGCCTCAAtgctgtttgtcatttttacctGGATCTGAGaccaactcactcactcactcactcactcacggtTTTAATACAGTAAGTGAATACACAGTTATGTgtgaggtgtgtatgtgtgacactTGCTTACTTTACTTCAACACACGGGGTGGGAATGAAGTATTGTTTTTCgtggctctgtctgtgtctgcgtgtgtgtgtgtgaagtctgccctctctgattgccttgttgttatttgtttacgTTTCACACCAGACTGCCAGGGCTAAGGGCGTGGACTGCCTGGTGGCTCCATATGAAGCTGATGCTCAGTTAGCTTACCTCACCAAATCTGGTTTAGCACAGGCTGTCATCACGGAAGATTCTGACCTGTTGGCGTTTGGCTGTAAAAAGGTAGGAATCCTCAGACCCACATACACAGTACACTTCCTGCTCAATATACACAGTACTGTCAGTATTAACTATACGTACATTTCACAGCGTAAGTACTTGGACAGTTGCAGTGATTTTGTTCTACGAGCTCTGAGCTTCATTCAAATTGACTCAAAATAATGGACacttgtctttatttaaatcagattatttaAGTTGTATGTCTTTATGCAGCCATTTTACACAGAACACCTAATGAAATGACTGGAGTGGGAGCTGACTAAGACACACATGTCATTTTGTCTCTGTACACCACCACaatgaatttgaaatgaaacaagatGTGACGAAGCGTGGACTTTCAGCTTTAACTTGAGTAATTGAAGAATCGCATTGACCACTGAGGAATTATGagcatttttatacattattgtttattttcagtggCTCAAACTGTGGCTTTTCACTGAAAATCTCAACATGAGGTCCAAAGATATGTGAAGAAGGTCTAATTACTTACAGCCTGGACTGGACAGAGGGGAAACATGATTGCATAGGTTGTGTATAGAAGAGTGGTGTTACTTGGTTGCTGGTGAATCAGCGGGAGTGAGAGAAACATGGTTAATTATAGTCACTGATATGCAGCAAACCATgtgttaaacaaacaaaaatcatttaCCCAACTCATCTGTTTGTATCACAATCATAGGTGATCCTCAAAATGGACAAGCAGGGCAATGGTTTGGAAATAGACCAAAGTAACCTGGGCCGCTGTCGCAGCCTGGGGAACATCTTCACAGAGGAGAAGTTTCGATACATGTGCATCCTCTCTGGCTGCGACTATCTGGCCTCCCTGTACGGCATCGGCCTAGGAAAGGCCTGCAAGCTGCTTCGGCTCGCCACAGACCCTGATATCCTCAAGGTGAGACCAACTGAGGATAATCCTTTTTTGTCCTTTGACTTCTACAGGTGCTTCAAACGGTGGGATCAAACAACATGGCAATAGAGCCATTCATAATTAAAATTCATTTGTACACAGGAACAACAATTCTGTCTGCAAAGACCAAATGTTTTTAACCAGTCTGACTggatgtctctgtgtttgtgtgtcagcatgtgtgtcatgtgtggTGCAATTAAAGATAAATGgacaaatgttgttgttttagaaaccaaatgtgcattcattttaaatctttatAGACAAGATGCTCCttattagtcccacagtggtgacatttatgttgtcacaacagcaaagacagtacaggtaataaacaatattaaaaaatgcTATGAATGTATACAGTAGGTATGTATTTAAAACCACACGTAAGTGTTTCTGAATTTTTAAAATTCTCTGTGTCAGGTGATCAGAAAAATGGGTCAGTACCTGAAATCAAACCTAGTCATTCCTGAAGATTACATTGAAGGCTTCATACGAGCCAACAACACCTTCCTCTACCAGCTGGTCTTCGATCCCATCAGGAGGAAGGTCGTACCCCTCAACCCGTACGCGGAGCACATTGACCCGGCTACTCTCACCTATGCTGGACTGTATCCTCCTGATCTGAGTCACACCTGATAAAGTGTGACTGTCACCTCTGATTTTAAAATTAGCAAAATGTAGAACCCCACATCTGGTGTTTTTTAGTGTAGTGGGGTTGTgttgaggtactgacacatagtgGGAGCtacctgctctgtgtgtgccCCCTGCACCGAGAACCAACCCGGCACAGGCAGGcacactctcagtgaaaacatggctgcacaaAGCAAAAGAgactttagccacttaaaaacaaaaagcttgCTTAATAAAATCTAAGACAGATTAAGTCGTTATTTTAAGACCATGCAGTATTTGCTACTCTATCTCAACGTTAGATGGTCTTTTCTGATTGGAAGCTTAAGTTTGATAAgtcattttatgtattttggtgcagggagtcaaagagacaaaaacttCACTTTCTTGTTGAAAAGGCCTCCAACAGTgtgataaagcagtaaatgtaTTCTCTAGATATCGTTGACGTAAGCCAGCATAATTTTTTATGTAAgcacttttgttaagttaacctttttgtggcttttgtggctaaaatcagtttttccttgtgttgtcACCGACGGAGGACAACACAAGTTGCCAgctatgtgtcagtacctcattcaaccacacaaaaaaaccctaacTGTCCTGTTCAAGATCTATGTATCGCAGTTCTACCCTTGACTGTGTTGAACTCAGTAATGTTGGAGATGACAAAGGCTTTCAGATGGCCTTGGGAAACCTTGACATCAACACGATGGAGAGGATTGACAACTTCAACCCAGACAAACCTATTCCACAGGTGACCATTCATAAGCACTTAAAAGAATCCCAGTGATCCAAAtaatttttgcatttatttacaatgaTGTTCTTGTCAGCAGTCTAAGCATCGCAGTCGGGGCTGGAATGATTCACCAGCGTCATCTGCGCCATCTGCGCCAAGTATCTGGCGTGTCGGCTCCAAACCGGCCCCTGCTGCCCCGTCCTGTTCTCATGAGTCTCCAGACAGACCATCCACCACCAGGGGGAAGGAGAGAGTCGTCAGCCTGGAAGGTCTGAGGCTGCCCTGCAGAGAGCTGCAGGTGAAAAGAGCAAGAGAAGGTGAGCTCATGTCATCTGTAATGTAatctgatacacacacacacacacacacacacacacacacacacacacacacacgcacagttttACCTTCTCAGTAGATAATAAACACACCACAAACTAAGGCTGCAAAAACTAATCGACTATTAAATGAATCCCAGATttgttctgggttttttttgcttaaaaaaaatttctttgctctgtataacaaagaaataatgaaagCTAATTAATTATGATTTGTGAACGTAAAACATTTGGTAAAATCAtctccaggtttgggaaacactgatcaatatttttcaaaatgttatcGACCACACAACTAATcaagaaaactgaaaacatgtcttttttttatgtaactaGATTTTACTTTTGCTTTGAAAGATTTTatcaaataatattttaaatattacttTAATATTTGACACAACCACCAATGAGGTTGTGTTTCAGTCCTATATATTTGTTGGTTGGTTAGTAATTATTAGCAGAATTACACATAAACTTGTTGGGAGACGGGGGCATGTGTGTGCCAGTGGCTTGTAAAGACCTTcagaaaaaagtttgaaaagaaCCACTGACTtgtgtaaatgtgaatgaaagatttcaaaaactgaagtcacaaaatgactaATTCTATTAGGATTATAGCAGCTATTGGTTAATCAGTCAAtatgtttcttaaaaaaacaattaactgtaaatgaaaatgctttctgttttgcagaaaagtaaaaaaaagattctgatATACTGCTGCTCTATGCATATATATTCCACAAGATAATGTCCATAATGTTTATAATGTACatactgtttatttttctaCGTTGTTGTACAACACTGTAGCTATTTTGATTCCTCTGTATGGCATGAATGTACAGCAGaaattgacaataaagttgacttgatttgacttaagaagctgataaataaaacaaaatataaaccaATGAATTGATTACGTAAATAAAGGAGTATTGGATTGAAAGTTGTTTTAATTGATCATTTGTTGAACCCTGAGGTGGATAATACAGAACAATTTTAGAGAATGTAGCTACAGTATGTTTAACATATCatgaaaaaaaccttttatgccaaaaagaaataaacatacaaTATTATAATGTgcgtatgtttattttttttttaatcattagcACACTGTACTTTTCTCCCATAGACCCTGGTGTATCAGAGCTGAACATGTTGCAGCagtactcctcctcctcctcctcctcatcgtctTCATCCTCACAGAAACGATTTAAGACTGACCAGCAGCCTAACAGAGCCAAAGTAACCTGTCACTCCAAACCACGCAACCGCTTTGCCACGCTGCTGCAGAGGAGGAACCAGGAAGCCGAGGAGGACGACCAGGCCACATGTAGCAGGTGACATTGCACACATTCAACCACCATCTaatgcttgtttttcttcaccccGTGGTCACCACAGAGGTAGTGGtggttttaaagtgtggttgaaTGCCCTGCTCAGCGGTGTGAGCCCCCTGCACTGAGAACCAGACCAAGACACGAATAATCGCTCTCTCTGAAAACAtgactgttaaaataaaaatgattttagccacttttatAAAAAGGCTCAACTTATAAGAACGGTGCCCGCTTAAGTTTGTAATACTATATTGCTCACCCTCCAggaccaaagtccatagagaaaatcagcagttttaGTTTGTGAGTTTtaacacagaaatcacaaaataacacatttgaacttaatgatggaggcagcagttgatcaACCACTTCTGTGTGCTATGACgttaaattgctgattttctctgtgggctttggtgcaggaagtgaGCGATTTGCAAATGTGTTATTGGAAAATACCGTCTAGCCGTGAAATAAAGCACTacacatattcttaaaatatcctCGACATAAGCTTGTATGTGTCTTTTATGTGAGTCTTTTGTGAAGTTCCAGtcatttgttggttttttttgtacttggttacatttttatatttttacaagCCTCaatgtctcaggctggttctcagtaCATACTTAGCACTGTTGGcccttttccattatacagttttaGCACTGCTCATCTTTTTCCATAatttcatagtacctcctcaaagtgggcagGGTCACCATAGATAAACATAATAGATTTGTTGATGTGTTCACAAAaccgttcagtacttcctgcgtgaccggagcacagactccgtctgacacagtcactgatctgaaatacgactgaacgggttgtgatttggctcacgatcGCTGGCTTTCGGGCAATGCTGCCGCTAAATACGCCGCACTCGATGAACGCATGTTTGCGtgatttttaactctttttaactgatcttcagttcggtttgattcttgtgtcggaagTCACAGTTGAGACGagtcgagccgagtagtgctagaactgtatattGGAAAAGcgtcatactgtatatgtcagtACCTACTACTACAACCACACGTCAAAGAACCTGACCTATCGTTTTAAGGCTCACGCTATTATTAAGGCTAATAGCTGTGTTTGTCCCCACATGTAGATTCTTCAGCAGCTCCGGCTCGTCAGCCAGTCAGAGCACTAAGGCTTG includes the following:
- the exo1 gene encoding exonuclease 1 isoform X2, which encodes MGISGLLQFLKDASEPISVKKFRGQTVAVDTYCWLHKGAFSCAEKLAKGEPTDQYVWYCMKLVDMLLAFGVKPVLVFDGRNLPSKKEVEKSRRERRETNLQKGRQLLREGKLSEARDCFNRCVNITPAMAHNLIKTARAKGVDCLVAPYEADAQLAYLTKSGLAQAVITEDSDLLAFGCKKVILKMDKQGNGLEIDQSNLGRCRSLGNIFTEEKFRYMCILSGCDYLASLYGIGLGKACKLLRLATDPDILKVIRKMGQYLKSNLVIPEDYIEGFIRANNTFLYQLVFDPIRRKVVPLNPYAEHIDPATLTYAGLNVGDDKGFQMALGNLDINTMERIDNFNPDKPIPQSKHRSRGWNDSPASSAPSAPSIWRVGSKPAPAAPSCSHESPDRPSTTRGKERVVSLEGLRLPCRELQVKRAREDPGVSELNMLQQYSSSSSSSSSSSSQKRFKTDQQPNRAKVTCHSKPRNRFATLLQRRNQEAEEDDQATCSRFFSSSGSSASQSTKACAQEDLSHGVESTSVSTTEDKNSPSTPNNDSDGPDLPSVETPSPPPSPRTSPGSASRGLRLFHCSSSSASTERSNTPKSTSGLFALQQFQYKKESFPSSPKTHTPSCPSTTNGNSQDNLPDSPPSQDSAYFSQSQPYDSSYQEEEVSTYSFPSSQKKDLTSEMNSEAQQSRPTHLDKRAASLGSKVSGLSKLESKSQDRAAKVLTLGPARASGLRKKSVGSGKKVSSPNNENSPCVQSTISGLWKNFSFKKDNHKITSCKEGTPKPMSPVKDMLVSATTDMNLISSC
- the exo1 gene encoding exonuclease 1 isoform X1, which translates into the protein MGISGLLQFLKDASEPISVKKFRGQTVAVDTYCWLHKGAFSCAEKLAKGEPTDQYVWYCMKLVDMLLAFGVKPVLVFDGRNLPSKKEVEKSRRERRETNLQKGRQLLREGKLSEARDCFNRCVNITPAMAHNLIKTARAKGVDCLVAPYEADAQLAYLTKSGLAQAVITEDSDLLAFGCKKVILKMDKQGNGLEIDQSNLGRCRSLGNIFTEEKFRYMCILSGCDYLASLYGIGLGKACKLLRLATDPDILKVIRKMGQYLKSNLVIPEDYIEGFIRANNTFLYQLVFDPIRRKVVPLNPYAEHIDPATLTYAGLNVGDDKGFQMALGNLDINTMERIDNFNPDKPIPQQSKHRSRGWNDSPASSAPSAPSIWRVGSKPAPAAPSCSHESPDRPSTTRGKERVVSLEGLRLPCRELQVKRAREDPGVSELNMLQQYSSSSSSSSSSSSQKRFKTDQQPNRAKVTCHSKPRNRFATLLQRRNQEAEEDDQATCSRFFSSSGSSASQSTKACAQEDLSHGVESTSVSTTEDKNSPSTPNNDSDGPDLPSVETPSPPPSPRTSPGSASRGLRLFHCSSSSASTERSNTPKSTSGLFALQQFQYKKESFPSSPKTHTPSCPSTTNGNSQDNLPDSPPSQDSAYFSQSQPYDSSYQEEEVSTYSFPSSQKKDLTSEMNSEAQQSRPTHLDKRAASLGSKVSGLSKLESKSQDRAAKVLTLGPARASGLRKKSVGSGKKVSSPNNENSPCVQSTISGLWKNFSFKKDNHKITSCKEGTPKPMSPVKDMLVSATTDMNLISSC